One Mya arenaria isolate MELC-2E11 chromosome 5, ASM2691426v1 genomic window carries:
- the LOC128234521 gene encoding uncharacterized protein LOC128234521, whose product MAVLDAEYYLSMQIQVNWWSKASICPPTRDHVYLGSLLPLTSDQVELGSLLPLTRDQVELGSLLPPTSDQVELSALSPPTSDQTSDQVELCSLSPQTSDQVELGAHLPPTSDQVELGFLLPSTRDKVELGSLLPPTSDQVELGTLPPPTSDLVELGSLSPPTSDQVELDSLSPPTSDQVELGSLSPPTSDQVELGSLSPPTSDQVELYSLSPPTSDQVELGSLSPPTSDQVELGSLSPPTSDQVELGSLSPPTSDQVELGSLSPPTSEQVELGSLSPPTSDQVELGSLSPPTSDQVELGSLSPPTSDQVELGSLSPPTSDQVELGSLSPPTSDQVELGSLSPPTSDQVELGSLSPPTSDQVELGSLSPPTSDQVELGSLSPPTSDQVELGSLSPPTSDQVELGSLSPPTSDQVELDSLSPSDMCPGPFASCQ is encoded by the exons ATGGCTGTACTGGATGCAGAATATTACTTGAGTATGCAGAT ACAAGTGAACTGGTGGAGCAAGGCTTCCATTTGTCCTCCAACAAGGGACCATGTGTATCTAGGCTCCCTTTTGCCTCTGACAAGTGACCAGGTGGAGCTAGGCTCCCTTTTGCCTCTGACAAGGGACCAGGTGGAATTAGGCTCCCTTTTGCCTCCGACAAGTGACCAGGTGGAATTAAGCGCCCTTTCGCCTCCGACAAGCGACCAG ACAAGTGACCAGGTGGAGCTATGCTCCCTTTCACCCCAGACAAGTGACCAGGTCGAGCTAGGTGCCCATTTGCCTCCGACAAGTGACCAGGTGGAGCTAGGCTTCCTTTTGCCTTCGACAAGGGACAAGGTGGAGCTAGGCTCCCTTTTGCCTCCGACTAGTGACCAGGTGGAGCTAGGCACCCTTCCGCCTCCGACAAGTGACCTGGTGGAGCTAGGCTCCCTTTCGCCTCCGACTAGTGACCAGGTGGAGCTAGACTCCCTTTCGCCTCCGACAAGTGACCAGGTGGAGCTAGGCTCCCTTTCGCCTCCGACAAGTGACCAGGTGGAGCTAGGCTCCCTTTCCCCTCCGACTAGTGACCAGGTGGAGCTATACTCCCTTTCGCCTCCGACAAGTGACCAGGTGGAGCTGGGATCCCTTTCGCCTCCGACAAGTGACCAGGTGGAGCTGGGCTCCCTTTCGCCTCCGACAAGTGACCAGGTGGAGCTAGGCTCCCTTTCGCCTCCGACAAGTGACCAGGTGGAGCTAGGCTCCCTTTCGCCTCCGACAAGTGAACAGGTGGAGCTAGGCTCCCTTTCGCCTCCGACAAGTGACCAGGTGGAGCTAGGCTCCCTTTCGCCTCCGACAAGTGACCAGGTGGAGCTAGGCTCCCTTTCGCCTCCGACAAGTGACCAGGTGGAGCTAGGCTCCCTTTCGCCTCCGACAAGTGACCAGGTGGAGCTAGGCTCCCTTTCGCCTCCGACAAGTGACCAGGTGGAGCTAGGCTCCCTTTCGCCTCCGACAAGTGACCAGGTGGAGCTAGGCTCCCTTTCGCCTCCGACAAGTGACCAGGTGGAGCTAGGCTCCCTTTCGCCTCCGACAAGTGACCAGGTGGAGCTAGGCTCCCTTTCGCCTCCGACAAGTGACCAGGTGGAGCTAGGCTCCCTTTCGCCTCCGACAAGTGACCAGGTGGAGCTAGGCTCCCTTTCGCCTCCGACAAGTGACCAGGTGGAGCTAGACTCTCTTTCGCCCTCTGACATGTGCCCAGGCCCATTCGCGTCATGTCAATGA